Genomic DNA from Gemmatimonadota bacterium:
CGCGGCCGGAGACCGTGCGCTCGCGGGAGAGTGGCACGCTGGAACAGGTGACGCTGCTCGAGCGGGGAGAGGCGTTGCTGGAAGGCGCGGCGGTGGGTGGCGCCGTTGCGGTCGGGACCGTGCGGGTCATCGCCAGCGCCGCGCAGGGCGACCGATTCCAGGCGGGCGACATCCTCGTGGCGGAGCGCACCGATCCCGACTGGGGTCCTTTGGTGGCCCGTGCCGGCGCCATCGTCACGGACCATGGGGGCAGGACCAGCCACGCGGCCATCGTCAGCCGCGAGCTGGGGATCCCGGCCGTGGTGGGGACGGGTCGGGCTACCCACCTGCTGCAGGACGGGGCCACCGTCACCGTGTCCTGCGCCGAGGGGGATCGCGGTTTTGTGTACGCGGGAGCCCTGAAGCATCGGCGGGAGGTGATCCAGACGCAGGAGCTTCCCCCGGCGCCGGTGCCCCTGCTGATGAACCTGGGCAACCCCGACGCCGCCTTCCGGTGGTGGCGACTCCCGACCCGCGGCATCGGCCTGGCGCGGATCGAGTTCATCATCGCCGATCGCATCGGTGTGCACCCGATGGCGCTGGCGACCTATCCGCAGCTTCCTGATGCGGCGCGGGTAGCGGTCGATGCACGCATCGGATCGGTGGCCGACCCCGCGGAGTTCTTCGTCGAGCGGCTGGCCGCGGGCATCGCGCGTCTGGCAGCGGCCGTCCATCCCCAGCCCGCCATCGTGCGCACCAGTGACTTCAAGACCAATGAGTACGCCACGCTGGTGGCGGGTGCGCACTTCGAGTCCGCGGAGGAGAATCCCATGCTGGGCTTCCGTGGCGCCTCGCGCTATGTGGATGATCGCTACCGGGCCGCCTTCCATCTGGAGTGCCGTGCCATCCGCCGGGTCCGGGAACGCATGGGTCTCGACAACGTCGTGCCCATGATCCCGTTCTGTCGCACCCTCGACGAAGCCGACCGCGTGTTGGCGGAAATGGCGAGGTGTGGCCTGGAGCGCGGCCGGGACGGGCTGGAGATCTACGTCATGTGCGAGATTCCCTCCAACGTGATTCTCGCCGAGGGCTTCGCGGCCCGCTTCGACGGATTCTCCATCGGAAGCAACGACCTGACGCAACTGGTCCTGGGTGTGGACCGCGACAATGCCACACTGGCGCCGCTGTTCGACGAGCACGATGCGGCCGTGCGCTGGATGATCACGCAGGTGATCGAGCGAGCGCACGCGTGCGGTCGCCCTGTGGGGATCTGCGGGCAGGCTCCCTCGGACGACCCCGGGTTCGCGCGCTTCCTCGTGGACGCTGGAATCGACTCCGTCTCGCTCAACCCGGACAGCATCGTTCCGGTGCTGCGGACCCTGACCACTCCCGTCCAACAGGCCCCCCCACCGCAGCCTGCGGCCCGGTAGGACGGCCCCTGTCGCGACCCCCGCTGCGGGGCTACCCTAGCTCGCCCGGCCGGCCCACCGCGGGCTGCGGGCAGCGTTCGCGTCACTTCAGCAGGAGTCCACGATGAAACGGAAGGCGACGGCCGTCTGGAAGGGGACCGGTCTCGAGGGAACGGGAAGCATGTCCACCCAGAGCGGGGCGTTCACCGATCTCCCCTACTCGGCCAAGCTTCGTTTCCAGAACGAGGACGGCACCCTGGGCACCAACCCGGAGGAGCTGATCGCGGCGGCCCATGCCGGATGCTTCGCCATGGCCCTGAGCTTCCAGCTTTCCAACGCAGGCACTCCCCCGGAGGAACTCCGCTGTGAGGCCACGCTGACGATGGAGAAGGAAGAGGTGGGCTGGACCATCCAGAAGATCCGACTGGAGCTTCAGGGTCGGGTACCGGGCGTCACCGATGCGCAGTTCCAGGAGCTGGCGGCGAAGGCCAAGGCCGGTTGCCCGGTGTCGAGACTGCTGAAGGCGGAGATCGAGCTCGCAGCCACCCTGCTCGCATGAGCCCACAGCTCGTCCGTACGCTGATCTTCGTCGCATTGGGCGTGATCGGCGTGGTCTACGTCGCGGGGTGGTGGCGCGCCCTCGCGCGGACGGGGGGGCCGCAACGGCCCTCCTGGCTGGAGAACGCCATCGGGTTCGTGACCAACTTCTTCGACACGTTGGGCATCGGCTCGTTCGCTCCGACCACCTCCCTGTTCAAGCTCAAGAACGTGGTGCGGGACGAGGAGATCCCGGGCACCATGCACGTCGGGCACACACCGCCCGTCCTGGTACAGGCGCCGATCTTCATCGCGCTTATCCAGGTCGGCACCACCACGTTGGTTTCCCTCATCGTGGCCGCGGTGCTGGGGGCATGGCTGGGGGCGGGGGTGGTGGCGTCCTGGCCGCGGCGCCGCCTGCAGATCGGGATGGGGGTGGCGCTCGTGATCGCCGCGGTGGCGTTCACGCTGTCGAACTACGGGCTGTTCCCCTCCGGCGGGACGGCCACGTCCCTCGAGGGCCCACGGCTGGCGGCGGCCAGCGGCGCCATGTTCGTCTACGGTGCGCTGATGACGCTGGGCATCGGCATCTACGCGCCCTGCATGATCACCATCTCCTTGCTGGGCATGAATCCCGGAGTGGCGTTCCCGATCATGATGGGAGCGTCCGCCTTCCTGATGCCGGTCGCGGCCTTCCGGTTCATGAAGGCGGAGCGCTACGACAAGTCGGCCGCCATCGGGCTCACGCTGGGCGGGATCCCCGCGGTGTTCATCGCGGCGTTCCTGGTGAAGTCACTCCCGCTGACCCTGCTGCGCTGGTTGGTGGTGATCGTGGTGCTCTACGCCGCCCAGGCCATGCTCCGCTCGGCGGCACGGGAGCGGGCGGGGGCCATTCCCTTCGCGGACGCGGCCTAGCGCCCACCAGCCAACAGGTCCGCACGCGTGCGGTGGTCCGCCGAGCCTTTTCGGCCTTCTGCCACGATCGCGCCCAGGGCCTCGCGATCGGGTCGTCGCAGCCCCGGTGTGCAACCTCGGAGGACTCGGTCGTCCTGAAAGGGTGAGCAGGCGATAGACGCCTGTGTCATCCTTGCAACAGGACTCGGGCGCCATGACTGCCTCCTTCGCTCTCCGTTCCACCGGGCTGGCCCTCGCGGCGCTTGGACTGGCTCCGCTCTCACGGACTCCTCCGGCGGGCGAGATGACACCGCCCGGCACACGCTCGGACGCAACCCAGCGGGAGAGTGTGACCGTCACGGTCTACAACCAGAACTTCGGACTCGTGCGGGAAGTGCGGGGCATCGAGCTTCCCGGGGGCGTGGTTCCGGTCGAGTTCGCCGACGTAGCCTCGCAGATCCAGGCGCAGACCGTGCACGTGCGTCCGCTGGGACGGGGGTCGTTCCGGCTGCTCGAGCAGAACTATCGATACGATCTGCTGAGTCCCGAGACGCTGCTCCAGAAATACGTGGGGCGGACCGTCAAGATATATCGGCGCCAGCCGGACGGCTCCGAGCAGCCGGTCGATGCGGAGGTCCTGGCGGTCAACGGACGGCCCGTGCTCCGCATCGACGGGGAGATCACCTTCGACGTGCCGGGACGGTTCGCGTTCTCGGAGGTCCCCGGTGATCTCATCGCCAGCCCCTCCCTCGTCTGGAAGGTCGACGCGCCCAGCGGGACGTCCCGGACCGAGGTGTCATACCTGACGGGCGGCCTCAATTGGAGTGCCGACTATGTGCTGGTCGTAGACGACGCCGACCGGGTCGGTGACCTGACGGGGTGGGTCACGCTCACCAACCAGAGCGGCGCCACCTTCGACAATGCCAACCTGAAGTTGGTGGCCGGGGACGTGAAGCGGGTCATGGCACAGGACGAGATCGGCATGCGCATGCGCCGGGATGCGCTCGCGCTGAGCGAGGTCGCCGCCGCTCCCTTTTCGGAGGAAGGGCTGTTCGAATACCACCTCTACACCATGCAGCGTCCCACCGATCTCAAGAACAACGAACAAAAGCAGGTGGTGCTGCTGGAGGGGCGCGGCTTCCCCCTGAAAAAGGAATTGGTGTTTCGTGGAGATCCGTGGATCTACCGCAACCAGCACGGCGAGGTGGTGCAGAACCAGAAGGCTCTTGTCTACCTGGGCTTCGACAACGCCGAGAGGGAGGGGTTGGGCATGCCGTTGCCGCGCGGCGTGGTGCGCGTCTACAAGGCGGACGCCTCCGGGGCCCAACAGTTCATCGGGGAGGATCGGATCGACCACACGCCGCGGGACGAGCAGGTGCGGATCCAGATCGGGGAGGCCTTCGATGTGGTGGGGGACCGGCGTCAGACGGACTTCGAGATCATCGGCTCCTGCGTGACCGAGAGCGAGTGGGAGATCTCCATCCGCAATCACAAGGACACGGCCGAGGCGGTGACGGTCATCGAGCCCGTGGGCGGCGATTGGACGCTGGTCAGCTCCAGCCATGAGGCGCACAAGATCGACGCCTGGACCTTCGAGTTCCGTCCCCGCGTGCCCGCAAACGGAGAGGTCACCGTGCGCTACCGGGTTCGCGTGCGCTGGTGCTGAGCAGGGGGCTCGACCCGCGGCTGTGTAAGATCTCGCGGCCGCGGGTCGTTTCCCTGAGGAACCGCTCCGTGGAGGGTCGTATGCGTAGGCGCTGTCTCTTGTCCATCGTTCCGCTGCTGGGCGTGTCGCTTCTCGCTTCCTGCGATGACGATGGCACGGGCCCGTCAGATCCCATCACCGAGCTCCCCCGCGCCCTCAGCGCGGATGAGCGCGTGCTCATCGATGCCAGCAACACGTTCGCGTTCACCATGCTGCAGGAGCTGGTGGCCGAGCAGCCGGGCGAGAATGTGTTCTTCTCTCCCCTGTCCGCCTCGCTGGCCCTGGGCATGACGATGAACGGCGCGGCCGGCGACACCTGGATGGGGATGCGGCAGGCACTCGGGTTCGCAGGGATGGACGAAGACCAGATCAACCGCGGCTACGCGGATCTCATCGATCTGCTCGTGGGCCTGGATCCGCTCGTGGAGATGCGCATCGCCAACTCGGTCTGGGCAGGGCAGGGCGCCGGTCTGCTCCCCGACTTCGTGCAGCGCGTGCAGCAGCACTTCGATGCGACTGCGGACGCGGTCGATTTCGGCGCCCCCGCCACGTTGGCCCGGATCAACCAGTGGGTGTCCGACGGCACCAAGGGCAAGATCACCCGCATGTACGACGCCTTGCCCTCCGGGTTGGTCGCTCTCCTGCTCAATGCGGTCTATTTCAAGGGCGACTGGACGGAGCAGTTCGACCCCACTGCCACCGTGTCCGGCCCCTTCCAGGCAGCGCAAGGCACCGTCACGGCTCCGCTGATGCGTCGCACGGCGGAGCTGTCCATCTTCGGTGACGATGAGGCCACCGCAGTGGAACTGGAATACGGAGGTGGGGCCTTCACCTTCGTGGCGGTTCTGCCCGCTGAGGACTCGAGCCCCGACGCGTTGGTCCGCACCCTGGACAGGGACCGTTGGGTCCGTGTCACCGAAGGGCTCACCAAGCAGCGCGCCTCTGTGGTGCTACCACGCTTCGAGCTGGAGTGGGAGAAGCAGATGAACGACGCGCTGGCTCGCTTGGGGATGGCGGACGCCTTCGATCCCAGCCTCGCGGACTTCTCGCGCATGGTTCAGGGCGGAGGCGTCTGGATCGGCGAGGTCAAGCAGAAGAGTTGGGTTTCCGTGGACGAGCGCGGGACCGAGGCGGCGGCTGCCACCGGCGTGACCATCCCAACGTCGCTGCCCGCCGAGATCCGGCTGGATCGGCCCTTCCTGTTCGCGATTCGTGAGCGTCTGTCCGGCACGGTGTTGTTCCTGGGCGTGGTCGAGGATCCGAGCTGAGGGGGCCCGGTAGGGCTCCCCGGATGCTCGAGACCGACTGCGAGGACCCGTCGGACGCCTGCCAGCGAGGGGGCGGGCCCGGATTGCCCCGGCCTTGGGTGTAGAGTCAGAATGTTGGGGACACCTCTGATACGCCCTTCTGGATGGGTCCATGGCCACGCGAACGACCTCGCCGACTCTCCTCGCCCTGATCGTGTTGGCGGCCTGCGCTCCAGCCCCTGACACCGGCGGGGCCGCTGCAGCCGGAGGCGGCCCGCCTCTGCAGTCGGGAGCGGACTTCGCGATCTATGCACCCACCGACCACCCGCTCTACGACGGTCACTTTTCCATCTCGGGCTCCCGGGTCTACCAGGTGGGCTCTCTGTCAGACGAGTCTCCCTGGGACCACATGGGAGACGACGCGGCTTCCGTGCGGCCGGTGGCAGGTGCGGTCGAGATCGACGTGGACGAGCGGGCGAACACCGGGACCTTCCGTGCGGAGCTGGAGTTGCCGGAAGGCACCTACGTCGTGGAGTTGGACCGCTTCGAGGAGTTTTCCCCCTGCCAGGACGGGGGCATTGCCGCTTGGCTGTTCGAACATGGCGATTCCGGATGCGGCGACGCCAATTGGCCCAAGAGCATCCTGTACGTGGCCGGGTGGGGCTGGGGGCACGCCACGTTGAACGGTGAGACGCTCTACACGGACTACCAGATCCACTTCATGGTCACCCAAGGAATGAGAGACCGGGAAACGCTGGAGGTCTATCCGAATCGCACCGGTGCGCGCGGTGCCGGAGCCGTGAATCCGGCCGCGATGCAAGTGGATTTCTACATCCGCAGCCCGCAGACCAACGAGGCGAACCACCCCAATCGCCAGGTCTTCGATCACTTCTTCGCCATGGAAACCACTTGGCGCTAGACGCCGCTTCAGGGGGGCACCTTCGCCCGCCGGTCGTGCCCGGGTGGCGACTGGCGGACACCACACGCAGGTCGACGCCCCTCCCGAAGGCTTGCCGGTTCAGCTCCGGCCTGTGCTTGCTCTGCCTCGCCTTCGTCGGTGACCTCGCTGCCCAGGCGAGGCCATCCGGCGTAGTGGGCGCCGTCGAGGGAGCAATCGACGTCGACGGACGACTCGACGAGACCTCCTGGCAGGATGCGCGCCCCCTGCAGACGTTGACCATGGTGGAGCCGACAGAGGGTCGCTCGCCGACCTTCGCGACAGAGGTCCGTGTGGTCGCGGATGCTACGAACCTTTATGTCGGCGTTCGCGCTCTGGGACAGTCGCCGGCGCAAATCGTCTCCTACGCCAAAGCCCGCGACTCGGATCTTCGGTCCGAAGACCACGTGCGCATCATCCTGGACCCGTTCCTGGACGGACAGTCGGGCTACGTGTTCGCGGTCAATCCCGGGGGTGCGCGTTACGATGCGCTGGTCGCCGATCAGGGATTGGGCGAGAACGCCAGCTGGGATGCGGTCTGGGAGGCAGTGACCTCGCAGAGCGAAGAGGGATGGGTGGTGGAGGTCCGCATTCCCATCCGCAGCATCAGCTTCGGGCGAAGGCTCGATGCCTGGGGCTTCAACATCGAGCGCCGCGTGCAGCGTGCGCTGGAGGTGAGCCGCTGGGCCAGCCCGACGCGCGACGCGCCGGTCACGCAGACCACTCGTGCGGGACGGATCACCGGACTCCCGGAGTTCGAGACCGGACTGGGACTCACGGTGCGCCCCTCCATCGCGGGCGGCTCCGCGCGCTCCGCGCCCGATCTGGAGTGGACAAGCGAGCTGGAGCCCAGCCTGGACGTCTTCCAGCGCTTGGGCTCGAACGTGACCGCGGCGGCTACGGTCAACACCGACTTCGCCGAGACCGAGGTCGACACGCGTCGCACCAACCTCACCCGCTTTCCGCTGTTCTTTCCGGAGAAGCGCTCCTTCTTCCTGGATGGCGCCGACATCTTCGACTTCGGCGCTGGCCTCTCGACTTCACAGAACCAGGACATCGTGCCGTTCTTCACACGTCGGATCGGCCTCGTGGAGGGACAGCAGGTGCCGATCCAGGCCGGAGGCAAGGTCAGTGGCCGGATGGGTCGCACCAACTTCGGCGGGTTGTTGGCCGGTACCGGTACCGTGGAGAATCTGACGGCGCCCACGCGCATGGGGGCCATCCGCCTCAAGCAGAACCTGCTGTCGCAGTCGAGCGCAGGGGTGCTGGCGACCTTCGGCGACCCCCTGGGGCGGGACGGTGCCTATATGGCGGGCGGTGACGTGGTCCTGAACACGTCCCATTTCCTGGGCACGCGCAACCTGGTGGTGGGGGCGTGGGGGTTGGTGACCGGGCGGGAGGACCTGAGGGGCGACCGCTCCGCGTTCGGCGGCATCGTCGACTACCCCAACGACGTGTGGGACGTCTGGCTCGCGTACAAGCGCATCGGGGACGCGTTCGACCCGTCGCTCGGATTCGTCCCCCGCCGCGGCGTGCATCTCGGCAACCTGGGGGTCAACTACCGGTGGTGGTCGCCTACACCCGCCGTGCGCAATCTCTACTTCGAGCTCGTGCCCACCTTGGCGTGGAACCTCGCCGGCAACCTGGAGAGCTACCGCATCTTCACGGCGCCCATCAATGCGCGCTTCGAAAGTGGGGACCGCTTCGAGTTCAATGTGCAGCCTCAGGGAGAACGCCTGCCCGAACCGTTCGAGATCACGGACGGCGTGGTGATTCCTGTCGGGACCTACGACTGGGTGCGCTACCGGGCCGAGATGGATTTCGCGGGGAAACGCCTGGTCAGCGGGCGCATCTCCTGGTGGTTCGGCCCGTTCTACGACGGGAATGTGAGCGAGCTCTCCCTGCGCCTGGCACTGAATCCCTCCGACCTGGTGAACGTCGAGTTGACATCCAACCGCAACCAGGGGACGGTCACGGCCGGCGAGCTGCTGCAAGAAGTATGGGGAGCGCGCGTGCGCATGAACGTCTCGCCGGACCTTCAGCTGACCGTCTTCGGGCAGTATGAGCGCGAGTCCCAGGAGTTCGGAGTCAACGCCCGCATGCGCTGGACGTTCGATCCACTCGGAGACGTCTTCGTCATCTACAACCACAATGCCACCGAGGATGGGCAGTTGGGCTGGCGTACGCAGGACAGCCAGCTACTGCTCAAGATCCAATACGCGTTCCGGCGCTGACCGCCGGGACCGGTGGCGATGGGTCGAGCCAGCGTATGCCGCTAGGGAGTGCGGCGCCTCGGGCCACGCCGGAGCACGAGTCTTCGGAAGGCCTGGATCACCGGGAGTTGTTCGACCCAGCGTGATGCGTCTGCTCGGTGGGGGTCGAGAGGGTGCGGATCCCCCGCGAAACCGTCGGGGATCTGCGTGTGCGTCACGGTACCGTCCTCGTCCACCTCGTGGTACTCGTACGCGGGCACCGACAACTCCTCGGGTGCATCCACGTCCACGAGTCGCACGCCGTAGCTGGAAAGCTCCCGGGTGGTCGCCTGTGGCGGGCTCATCCACGCACGCGTAGGCGAGGCGAAGAACATGTACTGGGCCG
This window encodes:
- the ppsA gene encoding phosphoenolpyruvate synthase translates to MDAATRESVAQEDPWIRWFEDLGLADVPQVGGKNASLGELTRALVPEGVRVPGGFATTADAYRRFLAANGLEGPLAAQVERLHRGVPLAEVGAAIRSLFSAGTLPADVREALRHAYQEMERREGVPGLAVAVRSSATAEDLPHASFAGQQESFLNVRGLRGLEEAVVRCLTSLFTDRAISYREEMGFDHLAIALSVGVQRMVRSDLGAAGVLFTLDPETGFPKVLYINAAWGLGESVVKGLVDPDQEVVFKPLLEQPGCVPIVDRSVGTKEIRIVYDQQGGTRTEDTPAADRARPVLSEEDVLQLARWGVRIERHYGAPMDVEWAKDGETGELFIVQARPETVRSRESGTLEQVTLLERGEALLEGAAVGGAVAVGTVRVIASAAQGDRFQAGDILVAERTDPDWGPLVARAGAIVTDHGGRTSHAAIVSRELGIPAVVGTGRATHLLQDGATVTVSCAEGDRGFVYAGALKHRREVIQTQELPPAPVPLLMNLGNPDAAFRWWRLPTRGIGLARIEFIIADRIGVHPMALATYPQLPDAARVAVDARIGSVADPAEFFVERLAAGIARLAAAVHPQPAIVRTSDFKTNEYATLVAGAHFESAEENPMLGFRGASRYVDDRYRAAFHLECRAIRRVRERMGLDNVVPMIPFCRTLDEADRVLAEMARCGLERGRDGLEIYVMCEIPSNVILAEGFAARFDGFSIGSNDLTQLVLGVDRDNATLAPLFDEHDAAVRWMITQVIERAHACGRPVGICGQAPSDDPGFARFLVDAGIDSVSLNPDSIVPVLRTLTTPVQQAPPPQPAAR
- a CDS encoding OsmC family protein is translated as MKRKATAVWKGTGLEGTGSMSTQSGAFTDLPYSAKLRFQNEDGTLGTNPEELIAAAHAGCFAMALSFQLSNAGTPPEELRCEATLTMEKEEVGWTIQKIRLELQGRVPGVTDAQFQELAAKAKAGCPVSRLLKAEIELAATLLA
- a CDS encoding sulfite exporter TauE/SafE family protein, which codes for MSPQLVRTLIFVALGVIGVVYVAGWWRALARTGGPQRPSWLENAIGFVTNFFDTLGIGSFAPTTSLFKLKNVVRDEEIPGTMHVGHTPPVLVQAPIFIALIQVGTTTLVSLIVAAVLGAWLGAGVVASWPRRRLQIGMGVALVIAAVAFTLSNYGLFPSGGTATSLEGPRLAAASGAMFVYGALMTLGIGIYAPCMITISLLGMNPGVAFPIMMGASAFLMPVAAFRFMKAERYDKSAAIGLTLGGIPAVFIAAFLVKSLPLTLLRWLVVIVVLYAAQAMLRSAARERAGAIPFADAA
- a CDS encoding DUF4139 domain-containing protein, with product MTASFALRSTGLALAALGLAPLSRTPPAGEMTPPGTRSDATQRESVTVTVYNQNFGLVREVRGIELPGGVVPVEFADVASQIQAQTVHVRPLGRGSFRLLEQNYRYDLLSPETLLQKYVGRTVKIYRRQPDGSEQPVDAEVLAVNGRPVLRIDGEITFDVPGRFAFSEVPGDLIASPSLVWKVDAPSGTSRTEVSYLTGGLNWSADYVLVVDDADRVGDLTGWVTLTNQSGATFDNANLKLVAGDVKRVMAQDEIGMRMRRDALALSEVAAAPFSEEGLFEYHLYTMQRPTDLKNNEQKQVVLLEGRGFPLKKELVFRGDPWIYRNQHGEVVQNQKALVYLGFDNAEREGLGMPLPRGVVRVYKADASGAQQFIGEDRIDHTPRDEQVRIQIGEAFDVVGDRRQTDFEIIGSCVTESEWEISIRNHKDTAEAVTVIEPVGGDWTLVSSSHEAHKIDAWTFEFRPRVPANGEVTVRYRVRVRWC
- a CDS encoding serpin family protein, translated to MRRRCLLSIVPLLGVSLLASCDDDGTGPSDPITELPRALSADERVLIDASNTFAFTMLQELVAEQPGENVFFSPLSASLALGMTMNGAAGDTWMGMRQALGFAGMDEDQINRGYADLIDLLVGLDPLVEMRIANSVWAGQGAGLLPDFVQRVQQHFDATADAVDFGAPATLARINQWVSDGTKGKITRMYDALPSGLVALLLNAVYFKGDWTEQFDPTATVSGPFQAAQGTVTAPLMRRTAELSIFGDDEATAVELEYGGGAFTFVAVLPAEDSSPDALVRTLDRDRWVRVTEGLTKQRASVVLPRFELEWEKQMNDALARLGMADAFDPSLADFSRMVQGGGVWIGEVKQKSWVSVDERGTEAAAATGVTIPTSLPAEIRLDRPFLFAIRERLSGTVLFLGVVEDPS
- a CDS encoding DUF5916 domain-containing protein, with the translated sequence MGAVEGAIDVDGRLDETSWQDARPLQTLTMVEPTEGRSPTFATEVRVVADATNLYVGVRALGQSPAQIVSYAKARDSDLRSEDHVRIILDPFLDGQSGYVFAVNPGGARYDALVADQGLGENASWDAVWEAVTSQSEEGWVVEVRIPIRSISFGRRLDAWGFNIERRVQRALEVSRWASPTRDAPVTQTTRAGRITGLPEFETGLGLTVRPSIAGGSARSAPDLEWTSELEPSLDVFQRLGSNVTAAATVNTDFAETEVDTRRTNLTRFPLFFPEKRSFFLDGADIFDFGAGLSTSQNQDIVPFFTRRIGLVEGQQVPIQAGGKVSGRMGRTNFGGLLAGTGTVENLTAPTRMGAIRLKQNLLSQSSAGVLATFGDPLGRDGAYMAGGDVVLNTSHFLGTRNLVVGAWGLVTGREDLRGDRSAFGGIVDYPNDVWDVWLAYKRIGDAFDPSLGFVPRRGVHLGNLGVNYRWWSPTPAVRNLYFELVPTLAWNLAGNLESYRIFTAPINARFESGDRFEFNVQPQGERLPEPFEITDGVVIPVGTYDWVRYRAEMDFAGKRLVSGRISWWFGPFYDGNVSELSLRLALNPSDLVNVELTSNRNQGTVTAGELLQEVWGARVRMNVSPDLQLTVFGQYERESQEFGVNARMRWTFDPLGDVFVIYNHNATEDGQLGWRTQDSQLLLKIQYAFRR